Proteins encoded in a region of the Thermoproteales archaeon genome:
- a CDS encoding ABC transporter substrate-binding protein produces the protein MEKKVIIAVLILAIILIGAILFFVQPFKPAEEGIVLKIITRHGADIQDITEQNFLKSEVAKKYKIKDIVWLPVGAGLWIDTIKRSGDVDVGWGGGPVLFDILLENQLLAPLEGYDELEAVIAELPDDISGVPMKRKGEDGKVYWVAAAIASFGFTINKNFLNERNLPEPDEWLDLGSPAYAVTLPSPSVAVADATKSTSNTRMYEIILQKYGWVEGWKLITRIAANSRIYDQSGLVREAVVRGDVGVGITIDFYGYTSQLEAPGIAKYVLPKDGTLVNGDPIALLVTAKHPEAAKAFIAWILSPEGQKVWLHPSINRLPINIKVFDTPEGQERSDLKENYEKTLVASTIEFSDELALSYEYSLMWFFHATNVRAEQALKEAWMALTKKYLNGEISEEEFNRLVDELTNPLKLVFKDPDTGEEVAFTQEYAQKVNEKIMKDPAYRDSLVRAWREGAENRYRKVLEELGG, from the coding sequence TTGGAAAAAAAGGTTATTATTGCAGTTTTAATTTTAGCCATAATCCTCATTGGAGCCATATTGTTCTTTGTTCAACCATTTAAGCCAGCGGAGGAAGGCATAGTATTAAAAATTATAACGAGACATGGTGCGGACATACAGGATATCACGGAGCAAAATTTCCTGAAAAGCGAAGTTGCTAAAAAATACAAAATTAAAGATATCGTATGGTTGCCGGTAGGAGCTGGATTATGGATTGACACTATAAAAAGAAGCGGAGACGTAGACGTAGGATGGGGAGGCGGCCCCGTCCTCTTTGACATCCTACTAGAAAACCAGCTTCTCGCTCCTTTAGAGGGCTACGACGAGCTTGAAGCCGTTATAGCCGAACTACCCGATGATATCAGCGGCGTTCCAATGAAAAGAAAGGGTGAAGATGGAAAAGTGTACTGGGTCGCGGCTGCAATAGCATCCTTCGGTTTTACAATAAACAAAAATTTTCTAAATGAGAGAAACCTTCCCGAGCCGGATGAATGGCTCGACTTGGGAAGCCCCGCCTACGCTGTCACGCTGCCTTCCCCTAGCGTTGCAGTAGCGGACGCTACCAAGTCTACTTCGAACACTAGAATGTACGAGATTATCCTGCAGAAGTATGGATGGGTGGAAGGGTGGAAGCTGATAACGCGCATAGCAGCTAACAGCAGAATATACGATCAATCAGGACTCGTGAGAGAAGCCGTTGTCAGAGGCGACGTAGGTGTCGGCATCACTATAGACTTCTACGGATATACTTCACAACTCGAAGCTCCAGGAATCGCAAAATACGTGCTTCCGAAAGATGGCACGCTGGTTAATGGAGACCCGATAGCCTTACTAGTTACGGCGAAGCATCCTGAGGCGGCTAAAGCTTTTATAGCTTGGATTTTAAGCCCTGAAGGACAGAAGGTTTGGCTGCATCCCTCAATTAACAGGCTACCGATCAACATTAAAGTTTTTGATACTCCTGAAGGACAAGAGAGATCAGACTTGAAGGAAAACTATGAAAAAACTTTGGTTGCTTCAACAATAGAATTTAGCGACGAGCTAGCTTTAAGCTACGAATACTCCTTGATGTGGTTCTTCCACGCGACAAACGTAAGAGCTGAACAAGCTTTAAAGGAAGCTTGGATGGCTCTCACAAAGAAATACCTAAATGGGGAAATTAGCGAGGAAGAGTTCAACAGGCTCGTAGACGAGCTAACTAATCCTCTTAAACTAGTTTTCAAAGACCCGGACACTGGAGAAGAAGTTGCATTTACGCAGGAATACGCTCAAAAAGTAAACGAGAAAATAATGAAAGATCCAGCTTACAGAGATTCTCTCGTTAGAGCATGGCGAGAGGGAGCGGAAAATAGATATAGGAAGGTGCTCGAAGAGCTAGGAGGGTGA
- a CDS encoding iron ABC transporter permease, giving the protein MKKPVLSTTRLREIKKSLDPFITFQYIFSYAYLTLFLLLPIATIIEQAFLHDGSFSLHWFEKVLSDPDFFSLKARGGMMFEVHGDTIYIWGIDHGYIMNSLIVAATVTISTSLIGVLTALIIARYDFPGKNIFRVMVLIPMLATPFVNAYVIGKFFQPRGGLLNFLFYDVLHILPWRIDVNGLVGIAVAQTLAFYPIVYLNVFASLMTMDPTMEEQAESLGAGGFKLFRTITLPLSMPGLAAGATIVFIFSLEDLGAPIGFIGYSGNPLARKVMSVYVFDDFAAAVTGAISPITSAIAVILVSFAVAGFLAIKKYVTLKTYATISKGGRWKPRTRKLSFKGLIPVYLFLTLLVLSASMPQIGVIILALTDWAISGLAPKAITFEFVSRLFTDPNVMRAISNSLVYSGAAVLLAVILGSSSTYVIARSKLPGTDVLDSLLTMPIAVPGIVVAVGYFLFFTGFFRGTILDPLVDPALLLIFAYSVRRLPFTARSVFAGLQGVHESLEEVATTLGATRFKSFFDIVVPLIAANVIGGGILTFVYSMSEVSTSVTLGALREDRGPITFYISQVIYGTAAVGTVSVAAALCLLLITVQVIALAVSNYILKQRVAFLGI; this is encoded by the coding sequence GTGAAAAAGCCGGTGCTTTCAACTACTAGGCTGCGAGAGATAAAAAAATCTCTCGATCCTTTTATAACCTTTCAATATATTTTTTCTTACGCCTACCTAACTCTTTTCCTTCTGCTTCCCATAGCTACCATAATTGAGCAAGCATTCTTGCACGATGGAAGTTTTAGCCTACACTGGTTTGAAAAAGTATTAAGCGACCCGGACTTTTTCTCGCTTAAAGCTAGAGGCGGAATGATGTTTGAAGTTCACGGAGACACTATTTACATCTGGGGGATAGACCATGGCTACATAATGAACTCTCTCATCGTAGCTGCCACGGTTACCATATCTACTTCTCTCATAGGCGTCTTAACTGCTCTAATCATCGCGCGATACGATTTTCCAGGGAAAAACATTTTCAGAGTAATGGTTTTAATACCGATGCTTGCAACGCCGTTCGTAAACGCATACGTTATAGGCAAATTTTTCCAGCCTAGAGGAGGGCTTTTAAACTTCCTATTTTATGATGTTCTCCACATACTACCCTGGCGTATAGACGTAAACGGTCTCGTAGGTATAGCTGTTGCCCAGACGCTAGCATTCTATCCAATAGTATACTTGAACGTTTTCGCTAGCTTGATGACCATGGACCCCACGATGGAGGAGCAGGCAGAATCTTTAGGCGCTGGAGGTTTCAAACTATTCAGAACTATAACCCTGCCCCTGTCCATGCCGGGGCTAGCCGCTGGGGCAACTATAGTTTTCATTTTCAGCCTCGAAGACCTTGGAGCGCCTATAGGATTTATAGGCTACAGCGGCAATCCTCTAGCTCGCAAAGTAATGTCTGTATACGTGTTCGACGATTTCGCCGCAGCTGTAACAGGAGCAATATCCCCGATAACATCGGCTATCGCCGTTATTCTAGTCAGCTTCGCGGTTGCCGGCTTCTTAGCAATCAAAAAATACGTTACATTGAAAACCTACGCGACTATAAGCAAGGGTGGAAGGTGGAAGCCTAGAACACGGAAGCTAAGCTTCAAAGGCTTAATCCCAGTCTATCTATTCCTTACCCTTCTAGTCTTATCGGCTTCGATGCCGCAAATTGGAGTTATAATACTAGCTTTAACGGATTGGGCTATCAGCGGGCTTGCGCCAAAAGCTATAACATTCGAGTTCGTGAGCAGGCTTTTTACAGATCCTAACGTGATGAGGGCGATATCAAACAGTCTAGTATATTCTGGAGCAGCTGTTTTACTAGCGGTAATTTTAGGAAGCAGCTCAACCTATGTTATTGCAAGATCAAAGCTTCCCGGCACCGACGTTCTAGATTCATTGCTGACTATGCCTATCGCTGTTCCAGGAATTGTCGTTGCCGTAGGATATTTCCTGTTCTTTACGGGCTTTTTCAGGGGGACTATTTTAGACCCGCTAGTCGATCCAGCTCTGCTCTTAATATTCGCTTATAGCGTGAGACGCCTCCCGTTCACAGCGCGCAGTGTGTTCGCCGGGTTGCAAGGAGTTCATGAAAGCTTAGAAGAGGTTGCTACTACTCTGGGAGCGACTAGATTTAAGAGCTTCTTTGATATCGTCGTCCCCCTCATCGCAGCAAACGTTATAGGAGGGGGTATACTAACATTCGTGTACAGCATGTCGGAAGTGAGCACCAGCGTGACTTTGGGAGCGTTAAGAGAGGATAGAGGCCCAATAACCTTCTATATTAGCCAGGTTATATACGGTACAGCCGCCGTGGGAACGGTTAGCGTTGCGGCTGCCTTATGCTTATTGTTGATAACTGTGCAGGTGATTGCATTGGCTGTGTCAAACTATATTTTGAAGCAGCGTGTAGCTTTTCTCGGGATATAA
- a CDS encoding ABC transporter ATP-binding protein translates to MVRVSLRNITKRFGKVVAADHITLDIEDGEFFTFLGPSGCGKTTTLRLIAGLEIPDEGRILFDDVDVTDLPSYKRGVGMVFQNYALWPHMTVFDNIAYGLKIRKTPMTEIKARVREVLELVRLEGLADRYPHQLSGGQQQRVALARALVIEPKLLLLDEPLSNLDAKLRIEMREELKDLQKRLGITTIYVTHDQEEAMVLSDRIAIMSNGRVEQIGTPHEVYRKPSNLFVATFIGRSSVLKGEVVSVDDFIEVKVGNLLIKGCVSGEEKVNVGDNVYVVLRPHDFMAVEEGEEINELEGVVEWLAFIGGIVEARIRVDSERVLVSLDADTEINIGDKIKVFIPWNNVIILKT, encoded by the coding sequence ATGGTTAGAGTCTCTCTTCGGAATATAACGAAAAGATTTGGCAAAGTTGTAGCAGCAGACCATATAACGCTAGATATTGAGGATGGAGAATTCTTTACCTTCCTTGGACCATCTGGCTGTGGGAAAACGACAACTTTGAGGTTAATTGCTGGACTTGAAATCCCAGACGAGGGGAGAATACTGTTCGATGATGTCGACGTTACAGACTTACCGTCCTACAAGCGTGGAGTTGGAATGGTTTTTCAAAACTACGCTCTTTGGCCTCACATGACAGTTTTCGATAACATAGCTTATGGATTAAAGATTAGAAAAACTCCAATGACGGAGATAAAGGCTAGGGTCCGCGAAGTCTTAGAGCTTGTCAGGCTTGAAGGTTTGGCCGATCGATATCCTCACCAGCTTAGTGGCGGGCAGCAGCAGCGCGTAGCGTTGGCTAGAGCGTTGGTTATAGAGCCGAAACTACTTCTCTTAGACGAGCCTTTAAGCAACCTAGACGCTAAGTTGAGAATTGAAATGAGAGAAGAATTGAAAGATCTCCAGAAAAGGCTTGGTATAACGACTATCTACGTAACCCACGACCAAGAGGAGGCAATGGTGTTATCTGATAGAATAGCTATAATGAGTAACGGACGCGTAGAGCAGATTGGCACGCCCCACGAGGTGTATAGAAAGCCGAGTAATCTGTTTGTTGCAACGTTTATTGGCCGCAGCTCAGTGCTTAAGGGAGAAGTAGTTTCCGTAGATGATTTTATCGAAGTTAAGGTGGGGAATCTGCTTATAAAGGGTTGCGTATCCGGCGAGGAGAAGGTTAATGTTGGAGATAACGTATACGTCGTTCTTAGACCTCACGATTTTATGGCGGTAGAGGAGGGAGAGGAAATAAACGAGCTTGAGGGAGTGGTAGAATGGCTTGCGTTTATCGGTGGAATTGTAGAAGCTAGAATACGAGTAGACAGCGAGAGAGTTCTGGTAAGCTTAGACGCCGACACGGAAATCAACATTGGCGATAAGATTAAAGTCTTTATACCCTGGAATAACGTGATTATTCTCAAAACCTGA